The genomic region agcatttatgggttaaaaaaaactttccttactagaaatatatcaaaaccgaattagtaatagtaataagTAATGACaatattctcaatatttagctttttttgctgcctcagattttcaaacagttgcatcgtgaccaaatattgtccaatcTTAACTAACATCGCTAGAAATCTTACATATTCAACTTTTATGTGACGTATAAAAAAAGTACTAATCTTATGACAACCATATGACGTAAACAGCGTAGCTCAGTATGAAAGCTCGAGTCTGTGAAAACAATAATGTATTTAGgttcaatatttattaaaaatattctccaaaatgtttttcaggTGCAAGAAAATAAACCTACATTTAGAAAACAGGCAAATATGGATGGAATAGTCGAAAATAATTTGAtctataatacaatttttataataaatatatttccttttttatactgtatatatattgatataggGTTTTTGAACACTGTAAAACACTTTAAGTAACTTCATATACTAGTAGAATgtatttcttatgtttttttatgagaCTCGTCGTGTTTAACGAACCCCGCAGACACCAGTAACGTCAGCTGCCACGTTTACAACACGACCCGTCAGACACTCAACCACTACTTTCTTCACTAGTCTGTCAGTATAAGGTCGGTTACCGTCCTCTCTTTCATTAATCACACTCCTGTCACCGTTCACGGCTCCCAGGGAACGGTAAGAAAACTTCACAGTGAACGTATCCGGGAATGAACGAGCGCGAGACGGTGATGATAACACGAACTTCCGCCGCTGTTTCACACAACAATCACACGGAAGACTTACGGGACACGTTTTACAAACGCGTAGTTTTACTTCTGTGCCCTCACCTGGTTTTACAAACCGATCGCTCATCGCAGCCCGGACTCCGACATCAACTCTGAGGAGAATTCCCGTCGCTTTTCTGCTTCTTCTTCGTCGGAGTTCACCGGCAGCCGGTCTCCGTGACGCTGCGGTGCTGCCATCGCCTGGAGTTCATTATCTCCTACACACAGCAGCGGGCCGTTTCGGCActtattaatgctgtttttattaggAAAAGTTCAGTTTTTTCCCTGCCTTGTTTCTAGTATGTTCCACGTCCTGTTATTGCTTCCCATTTCTGTCATCATCTCTCCATTTCATCTCCATTCTTAATCTGTCTCCTGTTTCCTCCCTTACAatcaaaatatatgaataaattcaatttataaattaagtagaattaaatagtatttcactcaattttaaacaaaagttaatatctatttattcattcaataattaattgtattcatatttattcatattttccaCCTGCCAATGGCactattttttttcaggtttggtCTGAggcatttttcagttttgttctgGAGAAAATGAACGACtgaattaatattatgtaattataattgtGCGGCGGTATGTGGAGagtttactttgtgtgtgtttgttgagcATTTTGAGAGTgtgaaaggtaaaaaaaattgacattgcataaaaaaaacaaaataattaattaaataatgctcCAAATCAATGATGTTTCTaatggttaaaataaatgtattttaaaatgcattatatatatatatatatatatatatatatatatatatatatatatatatatatatatatatatatatatacacacatatatatatacataattattatatataatattttatggcTGTTTTTTTCTGCCACACATTTTTAATCTGATGCACTATGAGGCTTGAACTGAATAACAATATTGGAAAGTGCCATCTAGTGTCcgtattgttatttttcgctattaaatatgataaaaaaagaaaattgcatgCTACAAAACACCCAAGCAGCACATCCgtttttcagatttattcagTGTCTGAGGACACGGCTTCAGTGGTAGCTCTGGAGACTAAGTCAGCTCGGCTAGAGCGCAGGCGTTTGTCTGTAGCCGTGGTGAGAGATCTTTGGCCGGTGACGGAGGTTTTGTTTCTCCCGACTCCCTCCTCGTCTCCCTCATTCTCGGTCTCCTCTTCACTCGGGCCTCCTTGAGGCTTCAGCGTCTCGGAGCTGAACTGGCTCAAAGGCTTTCCAAGGATTCCAAAGCTAAAGCATATACAATCAGACACCGGAGACAATAGCAGAACCATCACATACTATGCAGCGCTTCTGAATTACTCGACCATAGCATGACCGAGTATTACCTCAGAGACTTCAGCCGCTCTTCAAGCTGCTTTTTGACCGCCTCCATCACAGCCTCTGAATCACGGTCTTCAGTCGAGGGCACTTTAGGACCTCTGGAGCGCTCAAACAGGTGAGGGGCCTTTTCTTGCGGAGTAGGCATCAGAGAGATCATCAGCGGGGAACGCTGGGTTATGATTTTGTTCAGGGGAGGGAGACGGCTTGACTTCCTGGGTTAAAGGTCAGGAGTGAGGCATGAGCGAGACGGCAGAAGAGTAAAAGGCCAGATCTTCACTTAAAAGTTGCTTGCACACAAAAGTAACTTTACGTCAAATTACTTGGAACACTTCGCAAAGGCAAGACAGAACCTCTAAAATCTTTTCATTATCGTATGCATGACCTGCATAACATAGGGTGCACCTTTGGAGTAAATTAAGTGttcgttatttatttttatattcatttcattaaacaatACAATCTAAAAAGtatctaattaaattataaaccaAACTATTTAAACATGCCATCtgatcaaatgtattttttaattaaaacttgattaatcatgataaatctcatccaaaataaaagcttttgtttatatgtgtgtgtgtgtgtgtgtaccgtcTACAAACCCGATTGCAAAAAAGTTAGGACactttattcacttttttttaaataaaaacagaatgcaaTGATCTGGAAGTTTCgaatttcagtattttattcagaatacaACTTAGATGAcatcaaatgtttaaactgagaaaatgctgaattttaagggaaaattaagtagattttaaaatttcatGGCATCAACACAtctcaaaaaagttgggacaaggcCATGTTTACCACTATGTGGAATCCCCTCTTCTTTTTAGAACGGTCTGCAAATGTCTGGAGACCGAGGAGACAAGTTGCTCAAGTTCAGGAACAGGAATGTTGTCCCATTCTTGTCTAACACAGGCTTCTAGTTGCTCGACTGCCTTGGGTCTTCTTTGTGGCATCTTCCACTTTATGTTGTGCCAAATGTTTTCTATGGGTGAAAGATCCCGGATCCTCTACGCAGCCATGATGTTGTAACTGATGCAGTATGTGGTCTGGCAAGGTCTTCCCTGAAAGAGATGACGTCTGGATGGGAGAATATGTTGTACTAGAACTTGGATCTACCTTTCAgcattgatggtgcctttccagaTGCGTAAGCTGCCCGTGCCACGAGCGctcatgcaaccccataccatcagagactGACGTTTTAAATGAGCCTCGGCCCAGAGAAAATGCCTGCGCTTCTGGATTAGATCTGTTTAGATATGGCTTCTTTTTTGACCTATAGATTTTTAGCTGACTACAAGAAATGGTGCGGTGGATTGAGTTTACAGACTATGTTTTCTGGAAGGATTCCCGAGTCCATGTTGTGATTTCCATTACAGTAGTATTCCTGTATGTGATGCAGTGCCGTCTAAGGGCCCGAAGATCATGGGCATCCACTATGGTTTTCCAGGCCCTTACgcacagagattgttccagattctcaGAATCTTTGGATGATATTATGCACAGcagataatgatgatgatgatgataacttCAAACTCTTTGCAACTTTTCTCTTTCTTACATTGCTCCACTATTTTTGGCCGTAGCATTGGGGGAATTGGTGCTCCTCTACCCATCTTGACTTCTAAGAAACACTGCCTCTTTTTTATACTcaatcatgttgccaattgacctaatAAGTTGCAAATTGGTCCTCCAGCTGTTCCTTATATGCACATTTAACCTTTCTGGCCTCTTATCGCTACctgtcccaacttttttttcGAATGAGTAGCTCTCGTGAAACCCAAAATGAGTCGATATTTGCTTTGACATTTCGAAATGTCTCACTTTCAACATTTGATATGTCATCTAtattctattgtgaataaaatataagtttATGAGATTTGTACGTTATTGCATTCCTTTTTTATTCACAGTTTGGGCAGTTTCCCAACTTTTTTGGTATTGggtatgtatatttatcatgtaaatacacacacttgcatGCTTATATTTACGAACaattttgtttatgaaataaatatatatcttaatcatataatattttgtttataatacaatattgaTATGTATATAgaagtatatatactgtatgtgcgcatacataataaatatgcacagaacacgcctaaaaaaaaccctatatatatatgcgtgtgtgtgtatgtgtgtgtgtgtgagtcagaaCTGCATAATTCAGAAATAGCCTAAACATTATTAGACTATATTATAATTGCACTTAGTTTTCCTGTGTTATTGTCTATGCCACTTTCTCACCAGTTATTCAGTGATGTTTGTCTGGAGTTCAGAAACTTAGACTGACTCTTCTGTGAACTCTCCTGGTCTTTCTGACCTTCTTTTGATTCATTCAGAGCGGGGCTAAACATGTTCGAGCCGAACAACCGTCCAATCTCCGTCCGAACGGCCTTTAGGCCCCGCCTCTCAAAGGTCACCCACGCAGCATAGCTGTAAAAGCTGTGGAGACACTGAGGTGGAggaaacacacactcatgccATCACGGGAAATATATATGAACTCTTACAAGTGAGGTTATTATTGAAATGCATAGTACTCTTCATCTTCATGAGTCACATACGGTATAAGTGCACAAACCTCATTTAGTTGCATGTCACGGTCAATGGACGCGTTTAAGGACATCCT from Puntigrus tetrazona isolate hp1 chromosome 21, ASM1883169v1, whole genome shotgun sequence harbors:
- the LOC122326634 gene encoding protein phosphatase 1 regulatory subunit 36, which gives rise to MAKSSAEPITMPSPGRWDWNDETKTLEFIRFEAKGEVKEKKKKTKTSKSQEQSRKPLEKWQKNMVRPAQLDAFKASIKSSQMECVTIQDIKLAAVCLLNKNDGFPIPPRFLSLLKSRELDELLANLLLYFSCFFERKALEEIPTFVIAGPSLLGDSETQMTAKLELAQKQLAVCYFRLQLKLLPHQHQISDRIRMSLNASIDRDMQLNECLHSFYSYAAWVTFERRGLKAVRTEIGRLFGSNMFSPALNESKEGQKDQESSQKSQSKFLNSRQTSLNNWKSSRLPPLNKIITQRSPLMISLMPTPQEKAPHLFERSRGPKVPSTEDRDSEAVMEAVKKQLEERLKSLSFGILGKPLSQFSSETLKPQGGPSEEETENEGDEEGVGRNKTSVTGQRSLTTATDKRLRSSRADLVSRATTEAVSSDTE